Proteins from a single region of Arctopsyche grandis isolate Sample6627 chromosome 1, ASM5162203v2, whole genome shotgun sequence:
- the LOC143916744 gene encoding UDP-glycosyltransferase UGT5-like produces MEPIQKSLYEEYFPEESKRLSFNDLTKRISFVLVNSHPSIGIARPLLPNTIEIGDYYIKDPEPLPEDLKTILDSAKEGVVYFSMGSILNSSQMTHSNVKLFISHGGLLSFTEAIHFGVPLLIIPIFCDQNINAKAIEKNEALQNPKYAETAKQLHQLYYDRPMRPRDLLVYYVEYVVRTKGAHHLSPPQLNRCSQLLLDILDIILIPIIIIGILLSYVLWKCCYRKQKQTIEENKKKITQKTQKALNVVLFKTLKRFITTNSIATKPRSEKKGYNG; encoded by the exons ATGGAACCAATACAAAAGTCACTCTATGAAGAGTACTTCCCCGAGGAATCCAAGCGATTGTCATTTAATGATTTGACGAAACGCATATCATTCGTGTTAGTCAACAGTCATCCATCTATCGGAATTGCTCGACCTCTTCTACCAAACACCATAGAAATCggtgattattatataaaagatcCGGAACCATTACCTGAG gaTTTGAAAACAATATTGGACTCAGCCAAAGAAGGCGTAGTATATTTCAGTATGGGCAGTATTCTAAATAGTAGTCAAATGA CCCATTCAAACGTGAAACTGTTCATAAGTCATGGAGGCTTATTGAGTTTCACTGAAGCAATTCATTTTGGTGTGCCATTGCTGATAATACCAATATTCTGCGATCAGAACATTAATGCAAAAGCTATAGAAAAA AACGAAGCGCTTCAAAATCCAAA ATATGCTGAAACAGCGAAGCAATTGCACCAGCTGTACTACGATAGGCCAATGAGACCAAGAGATTTGCTCGTGTACTATGTGGAGTATGTGGTTAGAACCAAAGGGGCACATCATCTGTCTCCACCACAGTTAAATAGATGCTCTCAACTTTTGTTAGAcattttggatattattttgatCCCTATAATCATCATTGGAATATTATTGTCATACGTGCTCTGGAAATGTTGCTATCGTAAACAGAAACAAACAATTgaagagaataaaaaaaaaatcacacagaaAACACAAAAAGCATTAAAC GTGGTGCTGTTCAAAACACTGAAACGATTCATAACAACCAATAGCATAGCTACCAAGCCTAGATCAGAAAAAAAGGGCTACAATGGCTGA